In Cryptosporangium minutisporangium, the sequence GCGGATGCGCACAAGTCCATCTTGGGCGGTGGGCGCACACTGGTTCCCAACCGCTACATCATCGATCTGAGTCCGAGCGACCACGACCGGCTGGCGCAGTACGCGGCGCCGCTGGCCCAGGAGCTGGCCCAAGCTCAGGCCGAGTACATCGGCGAGCAGGGTTGGACTGTGTACGGCGACGTGATCGTCGAGATCGAGCGTGGGGATGGCCTCGACACGGGCATGTTCCGGATCGCCGCCGAGGTTTACACCGGTGGCGTCGAACCGGCGCACAGCCCGAACCCGTACCAGAACCCGCCGCCGCAGGGGTACAACATGCCCCCGCAGGGTGGCGGCCTACCGCCCGTCAGCGGGCCGCCCGGATACGGCGGTCCGGGCGGCCCGGTCAGCGGCCCACCGATGCACTCGAGTGGGGCCCCGTACGGCGCTCCGGGTCCGCAGGGTGGCTACGGCGCCCGGCAGGCACGGCTGATCACGTCGGACGGCCGCCAGTTCACGATCGTGATCGGCTCGACCGTGATCGGCCGTGGCGAGGGTGCCCAGGTACGCCTGGCTGACGTCGGCATCTCTCGTCAGCACGCACGCGTCGACTTCGACGGCTCCCGGGTGGTGCTGACCGACCTCAGCTCCACCAACGGCACCACCGTGAACGGGAACCGGATCAACGCGGCGGCGCTCCAGCACGGCGATGTCGTTCAGCTCGGAACGACGTCGCTCACGTTCCGGCTGGATGGCTGATGCCAGAAGTCGTACTCGCGGTCGCCCGGTTCGGCTTTCTCGCGCTGCTCTGGGTGTTCGTGTTCGCCGTCGTCGGAGTGATCCGTCGCGACCTGACCGGGGCTCGCCAGCCCCGGCTGGTCGCGACGCCCCGTGGCGTGCCGCTGGCGCCGCCCGGGCGTCCGGCGAAGGCGAAGCGCGGGCTCTTCGGTAGCGGCGGCAGCGGCGGTGGCGCGGGTATGCCCCGGACGCTGGTGGTGACCGAAGGCGCGCTGGCCGGGACGCGAATCACGCTAAGTGATTTGCCGATCACACTCGGACGTGCGGATGACTCGACGTTGGTGATCAACGACGACTATGCGTCAGCGCAGCATGCACGTCTGGTGCCGCGTGCGGGAGAGTGGCTGATCGAAGACCTGGGGTCCACCAACGGCACGTATCTTGGCCAGACCAAGATTTCCGGCCCGACCCCTGTCCCCCTGGGCGCGCCGATCCGGATTGGGCGCACGTCGATCGAGTTGCGCTCATGAGCCAGCGAAGCGAGCGAAGCATGCAGTTTTGGCACCTCCTTGGTGAGGATCGCGAATGAGCCTCACGCTGCGCTACGCGGCAAAGTCCGACCGAGGTCTCATCCGGGAAGGGAACGAAGACTCGGTCTACGCCGGCCCGCGGCTGCTGGCGGTCGCCGACGGTATGGGTGGCATGGCCGCTGGTGAAGTGGCGTCGAACATCGTCGTCCGGGCGCTGGAGCCGTTGGACGAAGACGTCTCGTCGAGCGACCTGGTCGACGCTCTCCGGGCCGCGATCGGGCACGCGAACCAGCAACTGCGCGACGCGGTGGACGCCAATCCGGCCCTGGAGGGCATGGGAACCACGCTCACCGCGCTGCTGTTCAGCGGGTCCCGGCTCGCGCTGGCGCACGTCGGTGACTCCCGGGCGTACGTGCTGCGCAACAACGAGCTGCACCAGATCACCCGCGACGACACCTACGTCCAGATGCTCGTCGACGAGGGCCGGATCACCGCCGACGAGGCGAACACCCACCCGCAGCGGTCGCTACTCACCCGCGCGCTGGACGGTCGGGAGGTCGAGCCGGAGTTCTCCGTCCGGGAGGCCCGGCCGGGCGACCGTTACCTGCTCTGCAGTGACGGTCTCTCCAGCGTCGTCTCGATGGAGACGATCGCGGACGCGATGCGGATCGACGATCCGGCGCAGGTGGCGAACCGGTTGATCCAGCTCGCGCTGCGAGGTGGCGGGCCGGACAACATCACGGTGATCGTCGCGGACATCCTCGACGACCGGCTGGCCGACAACGCACCGGTCGTCGGCGGCGCCGCCGCCCGTGACCGCACCACGTCGGCGACCGCCGACACCGCGGCGGGCCGAGCCGCGCTGGCGACTCCACCGCGGCCGGCGACGCTCGACGACGACTACGGCGTCGAGGACGAGCCGGAGCCGGACGAACGCGGCGGGAAGCATCGCCGCCGAACCACGGCGTTGCTGACGGTGCTGGCACTAGCAGCGCTCGCCGCGGGCGGATACGCCGCCTGGCACTACACCCAGCAGCAGTACTACGTAGGAACCACCGAAGCCGGACACGTTGCGATATACCGCGGCGTGTCCGGCTCTCTTGCAGGCCTGGAGTTCTCCACGCTGCAGTCCGACACGGACCTTCGCGTCAACGACCTGCAGCAGGTCGCTCGCGAGTCGGTGCAGCAGACCATTCCGGCCGAGAACCGTCAGGACGCGTACACGATCGTGGACAACCTCCGGCAGGACAAGCTCCTCCCGTGGTGCCACGGTGACGTCACCGCGAATCCCTCGCCCTCCGCGTCGACGTCACCCGGCGCCACGCCGACGGGCACTCCCTCGGCAACCCCGAGCGTGAGCGCCAGCCCCAGCGGCACGCCCGGCGCGACCCCGTCGGGCAGCGCCTCGGCTTCTCCGAGCGGCGCCACCCCCTCCGCCTCGCGGCCGGCCGGGAAGGTGCTGCCCGCCAACGACGTCGACAAGCCCGGCGTGAACTGTCGGGAGGTCCGGTGACGGCTTCGGCCGCTCCCCGCCCCGCCGGCGGCGCCGAACCCGCTCTCACCAGTGTGATCGGGCGGCCGGACCGTCCCCTGGCCAACAACCAGCGCAACACCGAGCTGTTCCTGCTGATCCTTTCGCTGGTCGTGGTGACCGGCATGTCGGTCGCGGTCCAGGGCTCCGTGCTGGGAGAGATCAACCTCGGCGCACTCGCGCTCCCCGCATTGCTCGCGCTGCTGTTCTTCGGCGCTCACGTGGCCGTGCGGTTCCTGGCGCCCTACGCCGATCCGCTGCTGCTGCCCGCCGTGGCCACGATCAACGGCCTCAGCGTCGTCTTCATCCGGCGCCTCGACCTCGGCCGACTCACCCCGGACGAGCGGCTTGCCGCCGGCGTCCTCGGCGGCGAGGGCAGTGAGGCGCTGAAGCAGTACATCTGGGCGACCGTGGCGATCCTCGGCTTCGTCGGACTGCTCTGGCTGGTCCGAGACCACCGCTCACTCGCTCGCTTCGGCTACATCGCGCTCTTCACCGGCCTGGTGCTGGTGATGCTGCCCGCAGTGCTGCCGTCGTCGTTGAGCGAGATCAACGGCGCGAAGCTGTGGATCATCATCCCGGGTATCGGCCAGATCCAGCCCGGTGAGTTCGCCAAGATCGCGCTGCTGCTGTACTTCGCGCGCAGCCTGGTGGACAACCGGGAGTTCCTGCAGATCGTCGGCAAATACCAGACGCTGAAGGCCACCCCGGGCTTCCTCTTCCGTGCGTACGCCCCGATCATCGGTGCCTGGCTGGTCAGCCTCGGCGTCTTGGTGTTCGAGAAGGACCTCGGATCGTCGCTGCTGTACTTCGGCCTGTTCCTTGTGATGATGTACATCGCCACCAACAGCGCGCGCTGGCTCGTGATCGGGCTCTTGCTGTTCATGGCGGGCGCGTACTCGGCGTTCCTGGTGGTGAGCCGGGTCCAGCTGCGGGTCAACATCTGGCTGCACCCGTTCGACGACCCGTTCGACGCCGGCTACCAGATCGTCCAATCGCTCCTGGCGCTGGGCAGCGGCGGACTGTTCGGCGCCGGACCGGGTGCCGGGTCGCCGAACCTGCTCAGCCTCTACGCCAGCACCGACTTCGTGATCGCCGCGATCGGCGAGGAGATCGGCCTGTTCGGCCTGACCGCGTTGCTCATGCTCTACACGCTGATCGCCGCCCGGGGCATCCGAGCAGGCTTGGACGTCCGGGACTCGTACGGCAAGCTGCTCGCCGGCGGGTTGGCGTTCTCGATCAGCTTGCAGGTGTTCGTCATCGTGGGCGGCGTGACCAAGCTGATCCCGCTGACCGGTCTGACGACGCCGTTCCTGTCCTACGGCGGCTCTTCGCTGATCGCCAACTGGTTGATCATCGGCTTGCTGATCCGGATCTCGGATGCGGGGCGCCGTCCAGCGAAGGTGAAGGCGCCACCGCTGCAACTGCGGGACGCGCCGACCGAGGTGGTCAAGCTGTGAGCAGTCCGTCCACGACGGGTCGACCGGAGGTGCCGAACCGATGAACGCTCCGCTTCGACGCGTAGCGATCGCGGTGTTCGTGCTCTTCGCGCTGCTCTTCGTCAACCTGAACTACGTCCAGGTGGTCAAGGGTGACGACTACCGCACGAGCGACCTGAACGAGCGGGTCCGGATCTCCAGCTACGAACGGCCGCGCGGGCTGATCATGGTGGAGGACCAGGCGATCGCCCAGTCCGTCGAGACCGACGGCCGCTACAAGTACCAGCGCAAGTACCCGCAGGGTGAGCTGTACTCCCACGTCACCGGCTACCAGTCGATGATTTACAGCAACAGCGAGCTCGAGGCCGCGGCGAACGAGGACCTTTCGGGAGAGTCCGACAAGCTCTTCGTGCGCCGGATCACCGACATGATCACCGGCAAGAAGAGCAAGGGCGCCAACGTCATCCTGACGCTGGACAAGGAAGTCCAGGCGGCGACCGCGGACGCGCTGGAAGGGGAGAAGGGCGCCGCGATCGCGCTCGATCCGAAGAGCGGGGAGATCCTGTCACTGGTCTCCAACCCGGCCTACGACCCCAACCCGTTCGCGTCGCACACCGATCAGCCCCAGAAGGACGCCTGGAAGCAGCTCAACGGCGACAGCGTCAACAAGCCGCTGCTCAACCGGGCACTGCGCCAGACCTACCCGCCGGGATCGACGTTCAAGGTGGTCATCGCGTCGGCGCTGGTCGACGAGGGGTACACGGCCGAGACCGAGGTCGACGCGCCGCTCCGGTACACCGCGCCGCAGACGACCAAGCACATCGAGAACTACAACGGATCGGCCTGCGGCGACGGGTCGGTGACGCTCGAGTACGCGCTCCAGCAGTCGTGCAACACGGTCTTCTCCCAGCTCGGGGTCGAGAAGCTCGGCGCCGAGAAGATCAAGGAGAAGGCCGGGGAGTTCGGGTTCGGCGAGAAGATGAAGGTCCCGACCGACGTCGCGGCCAGCGAGACCGGTGAGATTCCGGACCCGCCGGCGGAAGCCCAGTCGAGCATCGGCCAGCGTGACGTCCGGATGACGCCGCTGGAGGGTGCGATGATCGCGGCCGCAGTCGCCAACGACGGCAAGCTCATGACGCCGTACTTGGTGAAGAAGGTCGAATCGGCCGACTACACGACGCTCTCGACGACGCGGGACAAGACGCTCTCGACGCCGCTGACCGAATCCGGCGCCGAAGAAGTGCAGAAGATGATGCGGGCCGTCGTCGAGAACGGCACCGGTACCCGGGCACAGGTCGACGGGGCGGAGATCGGCGGCAAGACCGGTACCGCCGAGGACGGCAACGAGCGGCAGGACCACGCGTGGTTCATCGGCTATGCGATCGTCGACGGCGAACCAGTCGCGGCGGTGGCCGTGGTCCTCGAGAACGCCGGCACGTCGAGCAGCAACTCTGCGGCGATAGCCGGAACCATTATGAAGTCGATCATCGAACAGCGAGCGAACCGATGATCCGCAGCGAGGGCCCGACAGGGCCCGCGATACCGAGGACTAGGCGATGACGGACGCCCGCCTGTTTGGCGGCAGGTACGAGATCGGCAACGTGCTGGGCTACGGCGGAATGGCCGAAGTCCACATGGGGCGCGACCACCGGCTCGGCCGGGACGTCGCGATCAAGGTTCTGCGGTCCGACCTTGCCCGAGACCCCGGCTTCCAGGCCCGGTTCCGCCGGGAGGCGCAGAACGCAGCGGCGCTGAACCATCCGGCGATCGTGTCGGTCTACGACACCGGTGAGGGCAACTCCGGGCGGGACGGCGTTCCACTGCCGTTCATCGTCATGGAGTACGTCGAAGGCCTCACGCTCAAGGAGGTGTTGGGCGCCGAAGGGCACCTGATGCCCCAGCGTGCCCTGGAGATCGTCGCGGACGTGTGTGCCGCGCTCGACTTCAGCCACCGGCACAACATCATCCACCGGGACATCAAGCCCGGAAACGTGATGCTGACCCCGCAGGGCGCGGTCAAAGTCATGGACTTCGGCATCGCCAGGGCCATCACCAGCGCGTCGTCGCAGATGACGGCGACGTCGGCCGTGATCGGCACCGCTCAGTACCTCTCGCCGGAGCAGGCCCGCGGCGAGACCGTGGACGCCCGCTCGGACGTGTACTCCACCGGTTGCCTGCTCTACGAACTCCTGGTCGGCGAGCCCCCGTTCACGGGTGACAACCCGGTGTCGGTCGCCTACCAGCACGTCCGCGAAGACCCGATACCGCCGAGCCAGCGGAACCCGGAGGTCAGCGCGACGATCGACTCGATCGTCTTGAAGGCGATGGCGAAGAACCCGGCGGCTCGTTACCAGAGCGCCGGAGAGATGCGTGCCGACCTGCTCCGGGCCGCCGCTGGGCGTCCGGTCGCAGCAACGCCGGTGATGGGGAGCAACGAGCGGACCGCGGTGCTCGGCGGCGGCGCGGCCACCCGGGTCGTGCCTGGTGCCGCGGCCGGCGGCGGGTACCCGACGACGACCGGTGGAGCCGTTCCGGACAGCGCCGCCGGGAAGCGGCGCAGTGCGACGATCGCGGTCGGCATCCTGGCGGTAGTGGCGCTCGTCGCTGTGGTCGCTTTCGCCGCCAGCCAATTCGGGGGCGGCGGCGGCAAGAACGTGACGGTGGAGAACGTCGTCGGCACGCTCGAAGCGTTGGCACGGAAGAACTTGGAGGCCCAGAACCTCGAGGTCCAGTCCAAGACGGTCCGGAGCACCGCCGAGCAGAAGGGCAAGGTCGTCGAGCAGACCCCGGCCGGCGGCGCGACTGCCAAGGAAGGCGACACGGTCGTCATCTCGGTCGGTGGCGGGCCGGAGGAGGTGACCGTACCGGACCTGACCCAGACGAACGAGGACGGCGCCCGCGTCCGCCTCGAGCAGCTCAAGCTGGAGATGAAGGTCGAGGACGACGAGGACAGCGACGCCCCGGAGGGCAGCGTCACCAGGCAGAACCCGAAAGCGGGCTCGAAGGTGCCGCAGGGGACCGAGGTCACCGTTTACGTGTCGAAGGCCAATCGGGTGCTGGTGCCGGACGTGAAGGGCCTGACGTACGCCGAGGCCAAGAGCAAGCTCGAGCAAGCAGGCTTCCGGGTGCGTAGGCAGGAGACGGCGTCTGACCAGGCGGCGGACACCGTGATCAGCCAGTCGCCGGGACAGGCCACCCCGCAGAGCCGCGGCACGACGATCACGCTGACGGTGTCCACCGGCCCGGCGTCGGAGTCTCCCGACCCTTCCCCGACAACGAGCGACGATCCGGATCCGACTGAGCCGACCGAGCCGACCGAGAGCACGGACACCACTGGTACCCCGGGAGCTACGCCACAGCGGGGAACCAACTCGCTGGTGCGCTGACGCGACGACGAAGGGCCCGACCGAGAGGTCGGGCCCTTCGTCCGTTCCAGGCCGTGTTCAGGCGTAGGCGGCGAGCCGGCGCTCCTCGACCTGCTCGACCAGAGGGGTGGACCGGTCGACGGCCGCGGGGTCTCCACAGGCGCCGAGCCAGTTCGCCAGCATGCGGTGGCCACCTTGGGTGAGCACCGACTCGGGGTGGAACTGCACACCCTCGATAGCCAGTTCCCGGTGACGCATCGCCATCACCACACCCGAGGGCGTGCGTCCGGTGATCTCGATCTCGGCCGGCAGCGTGTCCTCCACGACGGCCAGCGAGTGGTAGCGGGTAGCGGTGAACGGGTCCGGGAGCCCGGCCAGGACGCCCACGTCGTCGTGGTGGACCTCGCTGGTCTTTCCGTGCAGGAGTTCCGGCGCACGGTTCACGGTGGCCCCGTAGGCCACGCCGATCGCCTGGTGCCCGAGGCAGACCCCGAACAGCGGTACCTGGCCGGCCAGGTGCTCGACCATCGGGATGCACACGCCGGCGTCCTCCGGTGCGCCCGGGCCGGGCGAGAGCAGCACCCCGTCGACCGGGGCGCCGTCGACGTCACCGGCGAGCACCTCGGCGGGTTGCACCGCGTCGTTGCGTCGGACGACGCACTCGGCACCGAGCTGGCCCAGGTACTGCACCAGGTTGTAGACGAACGAGTCGTAGTTGTCGACGACCAGGATGCGCACGCTCACCCGTCGATTGTGACACCTGGAGGACAAGCCTTTAACCACCCGCGGTCGTGGGGGCCTCGCTGGCGGGGGGACTCGCGGGGTTGCTCTCGTCGACGGTGTCGCTGCCGCCGGTGGTGGTGCCGTCGACGGTTACGTCCCCGAACGGGAGCAACGGCTCTGCCCAGGGGAAGATCTTGAACCAGAGCAGCCAGCCCACCGCACCGACCAAGACGAGCGCGCAGAGCGACTTGAGCGCCACGTTGCCGGGTAGGCGGTCCCAGATCCAGCCGTACACGCCGAGCGTCCTTCCTACTGCCTGCCTACTGCACCTCGGCCGGGCGTCCGGCCGACTGCGGTTGGGACTTGGTCTGCTTCGCCCAGACGATCAGCCGCTCGTAGTTGTCCAACTTCGGGTTGCAGGTCGTCAGCGTCAGCATCTTCTCGGTGGGTTCCTGCCCGGGGTTCTCCGGGTTCGCAGCGACCACCGACACCTGCGTGGGCAGCGTGATGAAGTTCTTCGTCACCGTGTACACGTACCAGTCGGTCTGGGTCTCGACGACGATCGTGTCACCGGTCTTCAGCTTGTCCAGGTCCCAGAACATCGCCTTGAGTCGGTGACCGGCGACGGCGAAGTTGCCGGGTTCGTTCGGCATCTGGCTGTCCGGGTAGTGGCCGGGGGCCAGCTCGATGTCGTCGGGTTCGACGCCCTCGACGACCACCCACTTCTGGTCGAACTTCGGGATGTAGAGCCGCGCGATGCCTTCGCCGGGGAGTGGTTCGGCGGGCTGCCCGGACGAGGTCGGCGGCGGCGCGGCGGCCCACTGCTGGTCGAGCTGGGCGTTGAGCCGGTCCCGTTCGGCGTTGACCTGATACGCCTTGCCGTAGACCTCGTAGCAGGCAAACAGGATCACGATGAGCCCGAACGTGATCAGGATCTCGCCGAAGGTCCGGATCGAGCTGCGGATCAGCGATTCGGGTTCGTTGCGTGCGTCAACCCGGTGGGACCGTCGTACGCCGGCAACGTGACGACCTGGGGTTCGCCGACCGTATACCCCAGGTTCCATGCGCGAGCCGCTTGGCGGAACAGCGACACCCCTGGCGACGCGTCGAGGGCGGCCCGCATCGACGAGACGTTGCCAATCGCGGTGATCACGAATGCCGGCGAGAACGTTCTCCCGTGTAGGAGGAGGGTGTTGCCCACGCACCGGACGGCGCTGGTAGAAATCACCCTGATTCCCATAATCGTCATAGCCTCCGCGCCGCCCGCCCATAGTGCGTTCACCACCGCCTGCACATCCTGTTGGTGCACGACCACGTCGTCCGCGTTAGCGCCGGCCGGTAGTACACCGCCGGGGCGACGCGGGGCGTCGTCGAGCTTGACCGTGAGCGACGGTCCGCGAACCTTTCCGAGCCCGGCCGGCCCGGTAAGTGCGTCGACTTCCTGCTGTGGACGTTCCAGCCGGGCGTCGGTGCGCGTGTAGGACCGCGTGGCTTCATCAACTGAACGACGCAGCTCGGCCGCGCGGCGTTCAGCAGCCGCAACATCAGAATTACCACGTCGGATCAACTCTGCGAGCTGATCGCGTCGACCGCCTCGGAGATCGGAGCCTTGGGAGGTCTCCGCACTGGTGGCGAACAACACGCCCGCCAGCACCAGGACACCGGGCAGCGCGAGGCGCCAACCCAGCGCGTGCTGGGCCGACCCCGCACGCGATCGACCAGCTCGGTGACGCGGAGGTCGACCACCGAGCCGACGCCACCCCGAGCGTCGGCCGGAGCTGCGGGGGCGCTGGCTACCGGAATCCGTCCCGGTCGGCCGGATCGCCGCCACATCGCCTCCTCGTCGAGAGCCTTCGACGACTACGCTAACCCGGGAACCCCGTATCAGGAGAAACCCGTGCCGAAGTCACGCGTACGCAAGAAGAAGGTCTACACGCCGCCGACGGATGTCCGGCCGGCTGCAGCCACCACCGCGAAGCGGGCGAAACCCAGCCCACGGTGGGTGCCCGGCCTTGCCGTCGCCCTCATCGTCGCCGGGATCGCGTGGCTGGTGACCTATTACATGACCCAGGGCGAGTACCCGGTCGCGGAGTTGTCCGCGTGGAATCTCGCGATCGGCTTCGGGATGCTCGTCGCCAGTCTGGGCGTCTTCACCCAGTGGCGATGACGGGCCCGTCATCCACAGGTAGCCCTCTGAACGGCGGCGTAGCCTGTGGATACTGTGGATAACTACCCCGGACTCTGGGTAGCCGCGGTGCGAGCCTGTGGAAAACCGTGGACGAGGCTGTGACCGAGGGCACAGCCCGTCGGTGGCGTGTGCCGGTCGCGGTCGCGCTCGTCAAGTTCGCTCTCGCCGCGGTGTTGGTGGTGGCTACCGTGACGGTGGCCCGCGATCTGGTCAGCGCGCTCCTCGGCCTCCTGGTCGCGGTGGGTCTGGGACTCTCGGGCCTGCGCGACGTCCTCATGCCGGTCCGGCTGGAGGCCGACGGCGAGGGCGTCACGGTGCTGACCGGGCTGCCCGGCCGTCGGAAGCACTACCCGTGGGCGAAGATCGAGCGAATCCGACTGGACCAGCGGCGGCGCCTGCTGGGTCGCTCCACGATGCTCGAGATCGACGCCGACAGCGACCTGTACTTCCTCACCCAGTACGAGCTGGGCGCGCCGCCGGCGCAGGTGGTCGAGGAGCTGGCGGCGCTACGGACCGGGCGCTGAGCGCCCGGGACTACAGGATCCCGAACGACGCCGTGCGCAAGGCGACCAGGATCACCAGCGCCAGCCCCACCCCTCCCAGCGCGATCCATTGCAACCGCGCCCGGTTGGGTCCGGCCGGCAGGTAGGACATCAGAGCTCCCACCGCCGCGCCGACGACGAAGCCGCCGATGTGGCCCCAGATGCTGATGTTGGCGACCACGAAGCCCAGGCTGAAGTTCAGGACGATCAGGAACACCAGCCCGCGCGGGTCTGCCCGCAGCCGGCGGAGGAAGAAGAACATCGCGCCGAGCAGGCCGAAGACCGAGGCGGACGCCCCGGCGGAGGCCTGGTTGAGCGGCGAGAAGAGATAAACGGCCACCGAGCCGCCGATGCCGCTGAACAGGTAGAGCGCGAGGAATCGCGCGCGGCCGAGCAGCCGCTCGCACTCGCGGCCGAGTATCCACAGCGCGTACATGTTGAACGCCAGGTGGATCAGCCCGTAGTGCAGGAAGTCAGCGGTCAGCAGCCGATAGAACTCCCCGGACGCGATGCCACCGCAGACCTCACCGCCGAAACCGCACGAGTAGGCGGGCACCGCCGCGCCCCACTCGGTGACGCCGGTGATGCCGCCGAAGAGCACGAACCGGCCGAGTTCGCGAAGCGCCACCTCGCCGGTGAGCACAGCGGCGACGATAGTGAACAGCCAGGCCGCGACGTTGATGCCGATCAACGTGCGGGTGACGGTTCCCTGCTCGCCCGAGAGCCCACCACCGAAAACGGTGCGCGCCGGGATCGTCGTCTTGCGCCCCTCGCTGACACACTCCGGGCACTGGAAGCCGACCGAGGCCGGCTGCATGCAGTCGGGGCAGATCGGCCGGTCGCACCGGACACACGACACGTAGGTGCTGCGGTCCGGGTGCCGGTAACACACCGGCGTCGCGGTGGTCCGCGCGCTGTCCTCGGTCACTGCCCATCCTCTGCTTGCCTGAAAGCGCCCCGGAGGCGTACTGACACGCCGAACGCCGCGCCCGGGAACGAAGTTCCCGGGCGCGTCACCCACGTCGGCTCAGGAGGGACGCTGCTCGATCGTGACGCTCTCGATCACGACGTCCTGCACCGGACGGTCGCCGCGGCCGGTCGGCGCCTGCGCGATCGCGGCGACGACCTTCTGGCTCTCGGCGTCGACGACCTCACCGAAGATCGTGTGGCGCCGGTTGAGGTGCGGCGTCGGCGCGACCGTGATGAAGAACTGGGAGCCGTTCGTGCCCGGCCCGGCGTTCGCCATCGCCAGCAGGTAGGGCTTGTTGAACACAAGGTCGGGGTGGAACTCGTCGGCGAACTGGTAACCGGGACCACCGGTGCCGGTGCCGATCGGGTCGCCGCCCTGGATCATGAATCCGTCGATGACCCGGTGGAAGATCGTGCCGTCGTAGAGCTTCCGCTGGCCACGCTCGCCGGTGCGCGGGTGGGTCCAGTCGATGCTGCCTTCAGCCAGGCCCACGAAGTTGCGCACGGTCTTCGGCGCGTGGTTCGGGAACAGCTTGATCGCGATCGGCCCGAAATTCGTGTGCAGAGTGGCGTAAAGATCGTCGGCCACGGGGTAGTTCCTCTCTATCGTGTAGGCCCTATCCTGCCACGCTGGTACGAGCTTGGACCGACGTGCAGGATAGGGACATCGAGGACC encodes:
- a CDS encoding DUF3662 and FHA domain-containing protein — its product is MPNRGQEEPVGVLQRFEKRLENLVEGAFAKVFKGVVHPVEIASAMQREADAHKSILGGGRTLVPNRYIIDLSPSDHDRLAQYAAPLAQELAQAQAEYIGEQGWTVYGDVIVEIERGDGLDTGMFRIAAEVYTGGVEPAHSPNPYQNPPPQGYNMPPQGGGLPPVSGPPGYGGPGGPVSGPPMHSSGAPYGAPGPQGGYGARQARLITSDGRQFTIVIGSTVIGRGEGAQVRLADVGISRQHARVDFDGSRVVLTDLSSTNGTTVNGNRINAAALQHGDVVQLGTTSLTFRLDG
- a CDS encoding FHA domain-containing protein FhaB/FipA produces the protein MPEVVLAVARFGFLALLWVFVFAVVGVIRRDLTGARQPRLVATPRGVPLAPPGRPAKAKRGLFGSGGSGGGAGMPRTLVVTEGALAGTRITLSDLPITLGRADDSTLVINDDYASAQHARLVPRAGEWLIEDLGSTNGTYLGQTKISGPTPVPLGAPIRIGRTSIELRS
- a CDS encoding PP2C family serine/threonine-protein phosphatase yields the protein MSLTLRYAAKSDRGLIREGNEDSVYAGPRLLAVADGMGGMAAGEVASNIVVRALEPLDEDVSSSDLVDALRAAIGHANQQLRDAVDANPALEGMGTTLTALLFSGSRLALAHVGDSRAYVLRNNELHQITRDDTYVQMLVDEGRITADEANTHPQRSLLTRALDGREVEPEFSVREARPGDRYLLCSDGLSSVVSMETIADAMRIDDPAQVANRLIQLALRGGGPDNITVIVADILDDRLADNAPVVGGAAARDRTTSATADTAAGRAALATPPRPATLDDDYGVEDEPEPDERGGKHRRRTTALLTVLALAALAAGGYAAWHYTQQQYYVGTTEAGHVAIYRGVSGSLAGLEFSTLQSDTDLRVNDLQQVARESVQQTIPAENRQDAYTIVDNLRQDKLLPWCHGDVTANPSPSASTSPGATPTGTPSATPSVSASPSGTPGATPSGSASASPSGATPSASRPAGKVLPANDVDKPGVNCREVR
- a CDS encoding FtsW/RodA/SpoVE family cell cycle protein, encoding MGRPDRPLANNQRNTELFLLILSLVVVTGMSVAVQGSVLGEINLGALALPALLALLFFGAHVAVRFLAPYADPLLLPAVATINGLSVVFIRRLDLGRLTPDERLAAGVLGGEGSEALKQYIWATVAILGFVGLLWLVRDHRSLARFGYIALFTGLVLVMLPAVLPSSLSEINGAKLWIIIPGIGQIQPGEFAKIALLLYFARSLVDNREFLQIVGKYQTLKATPGFLFRAYAPIIGAWLVSLGVLVFEKDLGSSLLYFGLFLVMMYIATNSARWLVIGLLLFMAGAYSAFLVVSRVQLRVNIWLHPFDDPFDAGYQIVQSLLALGSGGLFGAGPGAGSPNLLSLYASTDFVIAAIGEEIGLFGLTALLMLYTLIAARGIRAGLDVRDSYGKLLAGGLAFSISLQVFVIVGGVTKLIPLTGLTTPFLSYGGSSLIANWLIIGLLIRISDAGRRPAKVKAPPLQLRDAPTEVVKL
- a CDS encoding peptidoglycan D,D-transpeptidase FtsI family protein, with amino-acid sequence MNAPLRRVAIAVFVLFALLFVNLNYVQVVKGDDYRTSDLNERVRISSYERPRGLIMVEDQAIAQSVETDGRYKYQRKYPQGELYSHVTGYQSMIYSNSELEAAANEDLSGESDKLFVRRITDMITGKKSKGANVILTLDKEVQAATADALEGEKGAAIALDPKSGEILSLVSNPAYDPNPFASHTDQPQKDAWKQLNGDSVNKPLLNRALRQTYPPGSTFKVVIASALVDEGYTAETEVDAPLRYTAPQTTKHIENYNGSACGDGSVTLEYALQQSCNTVFSQLGVEKLGAEKIKEKAGEFGFGEKMKVPTDVAASETGEIPDPPAEAQSSIGQRDVRMTPLEGAMIAAAVANDGKLMTPYLVKKVESADYTTLSTTRDKTLSTPLTESGAEEVQKMMRAVVENGTGTRAQVDGAEIGGKTGTAEDGNERQDHAWFIGYAIVDGEPVAAVAVVLENAGTSSSNSAAIAGTIMKSIIEQRANR
- the pknB gene encoding Stk1 family PASTA domain-containing Ser/Thr kinase, encoding MTDARLFGGRYEIGNVLGYGGMAEVHMGRDHRLGRDVAIKVLRSDLARDPGFQARFRREAQNAAALNHPAIVSVYDTGEGNSGRDGVPLPFIVMEYVEGLTLKEVLGAEGHLMPQRALEIVADVCAALDFSHRHNIIHRDIKPGNVMLTPQGAVKVMDFGIARAITSASSQMTATSAVIGTAQYLSPEQARGETVDARSDVYSTGCLLYELLVGEPPFTGDNPVSVAYQHVREDPIPPSQRNPEVSATIDSIVLKAMAKNPAARYQSAGEMRADLLRAAAGRPVAATPVMGSNERTAVLGGGAATRVVPGAAAGGGYPTTTGGAVPDSAAGKRRSATIAVGILAVVALVAVVAFAASQFGGGGGKNVTVENVVGTLEALARKNLEAQNLEVQSKTVRSTAEQKGKVVEQTPAGGATAKEGDTVVISVGGGPEEVTVPDLTQTNEDGARVRLEQLKLEMKVEDDEDSDAPEGSVTRQNPKAGSKVPQGTEVTVYVSKANRVLVPDVKGLTYAEAKSKLEQAGFRVRRQETASDQAADTVISQSPGQATPQSRGTTITLTVSTGPASESPDPSPTTSDDPDPTEPTEPTESTDTTGTPGATPQRGTNSLVR
- a CDS encoding aminodeoxychorismate/anthranilate synthase component II — its product is MRILVVDNYDSFVYNLVQYLGQLGAECVVRRNDAVQPAEVLAGDVDGAPVDGVLLSPGPGAPEDAGVCIPMVEHLAGQVPLFGVCLGHQAIGVAYGATVNRAPELLHGKTSEVHHDDVGVLAGLPDPFTATRYHSLAVVEDTLPAEIEITGRTPSGVVMAMRHRELAIEGVQFHPESVLTQGGHRMLANWLGACGDPAAVDRSTPLVEQVEERRLAAYA